Proteins encoded together in one Planctopirus ephydatiae window:
- the cyaB gene encoding class IV adenylate cyclase yields MADIEVEMKFSLSDVEAFRGVLLAHEAICAGPATTESDEYFAHPGRDFATTGEALRVRSTPLESILTYKGPRLDQLTKTRHEIEAPLVVPMGSLAADKSPPAICQILLALGFRSVRKVVKSRQFWTLPDEEYVLVCTIDHVPELGHFAELEIITEERAWQPARDRLLEWAARLKLDQPEYRSYLELLLDDEQRPS; encoded by the coding sequence ATGGCTGATATCGAAGTCGAAATGAAGTTTTCTTTGAGCGATGTCGAAGCGTTTCGTGGCGTTCTGCTGGCGCACGAGGCGATTTGTGCCGGGCCTGCCACGACGGAGAGTGATGAGTACTTCGCACATCCTGGGCGTGATTTTGCGACGACCGGGGAAGCGTTAAGGGTCCGTTCGACGCCGCTGGAGAGCATTCTCACCTACAAAGGCCCGAGGCTCGATCAACTCACGAAAACACGTCATGAGATTGAGGCCCCGCTGGTAGTGCCGATGGGTTCATTGGCTGCAGACAAGTCACCCCCGGCGATCTGTCAGATCCTGCTGGCGTTAGGGTTTCGCTCCGTTCGAAAAGTTGTCAAGAGCCGGCAGTTCTGGACACTTCCTGATGAAGAGTATGTGCTGGTCTGCACGATCGATCATGTACCGGAACTCGGCCACTTTGCCGAACTCGAGATCATCACTGAGGAACGCGCATGGCAACCCGCGCGGGATCGCCTGCTGGAATGGGCTGCTCGTTTGAAGTTAGACCAACCCGAATACCGGTCTTATCTGGAACTTCTGCTTGATGATGAGCAGCGGCCGTCATGA
- a CDS encoding DUF971 domain-containing protein, whose amino-acid sequence MPTDAPEIIRAHRETGLFELKWPGESELFVRFFDVRCGCTCAVCVDEFTGEPLLDPAKIPAEIAPAGLDLVGQYAIRIRWNDGHNTGLYTWERLQQLAHADRL is encoded by the coding sequence ATGCCGACTGATGCTCCCGAGATCATCCGTGCTCACCGTGAGACCGGGCTGTTTGAACTCAAATGGCCAGGGGAGTCCGAGTTGTTTGTCCGCTTTTTTGATGTGCGCTGCGGCTGTACGTGCGCTGTGTGTGTGGATGAGTTCACGGGTGAGCCACTGCTTGATCCTGCAAAAATCCCTGCTGAGATTGCTCCCGCTGGGCTTGATCTGGTGGGTCAGTATGCGATTCGCATCCGCTGGAACGACGGGCACAATACCGGGCTTTATACCTGGGAACGTCTGCAGCAACTGGCTCATGCTGATCGTTTATAG
- a CDS encoding DUF1573 domain-containing protein has product MKPAAVAVCVFLTVMTLSAIAFFGRGSATLPVKVAKPVPDTEKGPKVATEGPQPKAVIPETVYDFGKMAIGDEGSHVFIIRNEGEAPLEILARKDETTCSCTVGNVAGDGKLAPGEQTEVTLNWTVKLKNPSFRHYALIRTNDPSYRKIELTVVGNVEDGMQLRPDGEWAMGQLKVGAPSEATGSLHSPVFDKFEITEVKTDLPTTKVTWVPLNEDQLAERGAKSGYLLKATVSGDVPVGKYADRVTLKTNLEKHKEVSFAIKATRPGPIDVMGRGWANEATALLLGDFPAEDGKTAELSLFVRELEGDLELKSFETAHDAVNVSLRKDENYKGKGVQRYFLTIKVLPGLPVDRQFKNSEKVILKLNHPLIPEYKFFVSYISL; this is encoded by the coding sequence ATGAAGCCTGCTGCTGTGGCTGTGTGTGTTTTTTTGACGGTCATGACATTATCAGCGATTGCTTTTTTTGGTCGTGGCAGTGCCACGTTACCTGTCAAGGTTGCCAAGCCGGTTCCTGACACGGAAAAAGGCCCGAAGGTTGCCACAGAGGGGCCGCAGCCAAAAGCCGTTATTCCAGAAACGGTCTATGACTTTGGAAAAATGGCAATCGGTGATGAGGGCTCCCATGTTTTCATTATTAGAAATGAAGGGGAAGCTCCGCTGGAAATCCTTGCCCGTAAAGACGAAACCACATGCAGTTGCACTGTCGGCAATGTGGCTGGCGATGGGAAACTGGCTCCCGGTGAACAGACAGAAGTCACTCTCAATTGGACGGTCAAACTTAAGAATCCCAGCTTCCGTCATTACGCCCTCATACGCACAAATGACCCGAGTTATCGCAAAATTGAACTTACGGTGGTTGGAAATGTTGAAGATGGCATGCAGCTCAGACCGGACGGGGAGTGGGCGATGGGGCAGCTTAAAGTTGGTGCTCCCTCCGAAGCAACCGGATCCTTGCACAGCCCGGTCTTTGACAAGTTCGAGATTACTGAAGTTAAAACCGATCTCCCGACAACCAAAGTGACTTGGGTTCCGCTCAACGAGGATCAGCTTGCCGAGCGAGGTGCCAAATCGGGTTATCTGCTCAAGGCGACTGTTTCTGGCGATGTTCCTGTTGGCAAGTACGCCGACCGAGTCACACTCAAGACAAATCTCGAAAAACATAAAGAAGTGAGCTTTGCGATTAAGGCCACTCGCCCTGGCCCTATCGATGTGATGGGTCGCGGCTGGGCTAATGAAGCGACCGCACTACTTTTGGGCGACTTCCCAGCAGAAGATGGCAAAACCGCTGAGTTATCGCTTTTTGTGCGGGAGTTGGAAGGTGATCTTGAACTCAAGAGTTTCGAAACAGCTCATGACGCGGTGAATGTCTCTTTGCGGAAGGACGAAAACTATAAGGGCAAAGGAGTGCAGCGTTACTTCCTCACCATTAAGGTTCTGCCTGGCCTGCCTGTTGACAGGCAGTTCAAGAATTCCGAGAAAGTCATTCTCAAGTTGAATCATCCGCTGATCCCGGAGTACAAGTTCTTTGTCAGCTACATTTCACTCTAG
- a CDS encoding multiheme c-type cytochrome, with translation MPSKTRIQDCWYSTGGKGQSDFATSPKLGRVLWPCLLGMACLTALLSAGAWVARLLPGDANLTGLSSSRTELGSQTQQPSVQTIMPPWATSLLQAAQAPTGRVPKEAQSPTSSTATGVDTSETPVAEDWPRPQAVLMLSAETNGYLEPCGCSLTQSGGMSRRLDLFQRLTKRGWPVAGLDAGGFVKRSRRQDQIKYEAILTALRSLNYQVIGLGPADLRLGADFLLTQQVADPEEVQKSLAISGANVTFFESPDLGTPLRTKTFKIGEVKACVVSVLGKSRRDDVAPAGVANNITFSDPDEEIRKAIEQFKGEKPHLLILLNNGTVDEAKEFARKFPAFQLIVTTGGPEDPQSKPVMEGRSWIIQPGQKGKYVSLVGYFPDDAKTPFRYELIDLDNRRFKATKPMENLMADYQKRLELEQISLAPELVIPHPSGRKFVGSKVCGDCHTKAYEKWEETGHAKATKSIIHGRGGIEGEYISRIYDPECINCHTTGWEAQQVLRYDSGYRDLETSAHLFGNGCENCHSPGSEHVRIENGGKATEEEQAAARLAMRVTLDQAKKTTCYQCHDGDNSPGFEFDKYWKEIAHPWRD, from the coding sequence ATGCCAAGCAAAACTCGTATTCAAGATTGTTGGTATTCGACAGGTGGAAAAGGACAGAGCGACTTTGCCACCTCGCCTAAGCTGGGGCGAGTTCTCTGGCCTTGCCTGCTGGGTATGGCCTGTTTAACAGCTCTGCTGTCAGCGGGAGCCTGGGTGGCTCGTCTTTTGCCAGGCGATGCAAACCTGACTGGCCTCTCTTCATCCCGCACCGAGTTGGGTTCTCAGACGCAGCAGCCGAGTGTTCAAACCATAATGCCCCCGTGGGCCACATCGTTGTTACAGGCTGCTCAGGCACCAACCGGGCGGGTTCCCAAGGAGGCCCAATCGCCGACCAGTTCGACAGCGACTGGTGTCGATACCAGTGAGACACCAGTCGCCGAAGACTGGCCTCGCCCGCAAGCAGTCCTCATGCTCTCGGCAGAAACAAATGGTTATCTCGAACCTTGTGGTTGCTCATTAACCCAGTCTGGGGGAATGTCCCGCCGTCTTGACCTCTTCCAGCGGCTTACCAAAAGAGGTTGGCCGGTCGCGGGGCTGGATGCCGGAGGATTCGTCAAGCGCTCCCGCCGCCAGGACCAGATCAAGTACGAAGCGATTCTCACGGCTTTGCGATCGCTCAACTATCAGGTGATTGGCCTGGGACCAGCGGATCTCCGTCTGGGGGCCGACTTCCTGCTGACACAACAGGTCGCCGATCCTGAGGAAGTGCAGAAGTCGCTCGCCATTTCAGGGGCGAACGTCACTTTCTTTGAATCACCCGATCTCGGCACGCCACTGCGTACAAAGACCTTCAAGATTGGCGAAGTGAAAGCCTGTGTGGTTTCAGTCCTCGGGAAAAGCCGAAGAGATGATGTCGCTCCGGCTGGTGTGGCCAACAACATCACCTTCAGCGATCCCGATGAAGAGATTCGTAAAGCGATTGAGCAGTTCAAAGGTGAGAAGCCGCATCTGCTGATTCTGTTGAACAACGGCACTGTCGATGAAGCGAAAGAGTTCGCCCGCAAGTTCCCGGCGTTTCAGTTGATTGTCACGACGGGAGGGCCGGAAGATCCTCAATCGAAACCTGTGATGGAAGGCCGCTCGTGGATCATTCAGCCTGGCCAGAAGGGTAAGTATGTTTCGCTGGTGGGCTATTTTCCGGATGATGCGAAAACTCCATTCCGTTACGAACTGATTGATCTCGACAATCGCCGGTTCAAAGCGACGAAGCCGATGGAAAACCTCATGGCCGACTATCAGAAGCGGCTGGAGCTTGAACAAATCTCTTTGGCACCAGAACTGGTCATTCCTCACCCGAGCGGCCGCAAGTTTGTGGGTTCAAAAGTGTGTGGCGATTGCCACACGAAAGCCTATGAAAAGTGGGAAGAAACCGGCCACGCCAAGGCGACTAAAAGTATCATTCATGGTCGTGGGGGGATTGAAGGAGAGTATATTTCGCGCATTTACGATCCGGAATGCATTAACTGCCACACGACAGGTTGGGAAGCACAGCAGGTCTTGCGGTATGACTCCGGTTACCGTGATCTGGAAACATCGGCCCATCTTTTCGGAAATGGCTGCGAGAACTGTCACTCTCCCGGGAGTGAGCATGTGCGGATTGAAAATGGTGGCAAAGCGACTGAAGAAGAGCAGGCCGCCGCTCGGCTGGCCATGCGTGTAACACTTGATCAGGCGAAAAAGACGACCTGCTACCAATGCCACGATGGAGATAACAGCCCAGGGTTTGAATTCGATAAGTACTGGAAAGAAATCGCTCACCCCTGGAGAGATTGA
- a CDS encoding DUF975 family protein yields the protein MAIEFNCPHCDKSLSTSEDRAGRKAKCPGCGEVVTVPGLDQPAAEDDFEDDLPPPPPVGKMRDTRAKVACPMCGGEVLAAAKRCKHCGEDLSPAGGSEAASGATGELTKIEAGEVIGSAWKVYLKNLAPCLVGSFLVNLLSQLVTIPQQIIPGLVMGDGEDPTGVMVGLAMLLGFMAMSFCVGAFLQIGLCQLFLKAARGEDPQIGDIFSGGKFFLRYAISLLLFSIALGIGMMLCIIPGVLVACLFYPFAYVIVAENSKGIDCFSRSQEITKGNLLQIFVLMLAAAGINLLGILALCVGAIFTVPLTLLFTAVAYLKMTGQEVVEV from the coding sequence GTGGCCATTGAATTCAACTGTCCGCACTGTGATAAGTCACTCAGCACCTCTGAGGATCGGGCTGGACGTAAGGCGAAATGCCCTGGTTGTGGCGAAGTCGTCACTGTGCCGGGGCTGGATCAACCGGCTGCCGAAGATGACTTTGAAGACGATCTTCCGCCTCCGCCACCTGTGGGGAAAATGCGTGACACGCGAGCGAAAGTCGCCTGCCCCATGTGCGGTGGCGAAGTCCTGGCGGCTGCTAAGCGGTGCAAACATTGCGGTGAAGATCTCTCTCCGGCGGGTGGCTCTGAAGCAGCATCCGGAGCCACGGGAGAACTGACAAAGATCGAAGCTGGGGAAGTTATTGGCAGCGCGTGGAAGGTCTATCTGAAAAACCTGGCTCCCTGCCTGGTGGGAAGTTTTCTCGTCAACCTGTTGTCGCAACTGGTCACCATTCCACAGCAGATCATTCCTGGTCTCGTGATGGGTGACGGTGAAGATCCGACCGGTGTCATGGTCGGGCTGGCCATGCTCTTAGGCTTCATGGCCATGTCGTTCTGTGTCGGTGCATTTTTGCAGATCGGGCTTTGCCAGCTCTTTTTGAAGGCTGCCCGCGGCGAAGATCCTCAAATTGGCGATATCTTCAGTGGCGGCAAATTCTTTCTCCGCTATGCCATTTCGCTCCTGTTGTTCAGCATCGCACTGGGGATTGGCATGATGCTCTGTATTATTCCCGGGGTGCTCGTGGCTTGCCTGTTCTATCCGTTTGCCTATGTGATTGTGGCTGAGAACTCTAAAGGCATTGATTGCTTTTCGAGATCTCAGGAAATTACCAAAGGGAATTTGCTGCAGATTTTCGTGCTGATGCTGGCTGCAGCCGGGATTAATTTGCTGGGGATTTTGGCATTGTGCGTCGGGGCGATCTTTACTGTGCCACTCACACTGTTATTCACCGCCGTCGCTTATCTGAAGATGACTGGGCAGGAAGTGGTGGAAGTCTGA